A genome region from Chryseobacterium sp. G0186 includes the following:
- a CDS encoding TonB-dependent receptor plug domain-containing protein: MDIKRSLVLLFSSYGCFLFGQEKAIDTIYVFDSQMNKVKLFHPVKTLTTKDAEKNSSNLSELLRFQSAVYIKENGRGAVSSPSFRGTTAQQTAFVWNGININSNFLGQGDINNIALFGYDQIGIKAGGGSVTYGSGAIGGSIHLNNNLDFNKGFQGTLFSEAASFNTYNNFLKGSYSNEKFSFKASGNYSVSENDYKVEKAKNYINRNGQYYNTNVNIAAAYKVAPHHQVSWISEFFNGQQHYPVLFDSETQTKYRTQNTRSLISWDWNTTQFNNSFKAAYTEENFQYFAKADKPYTSGGTGKNYIVKNDFNYFLNSKWNFNVMGEYQLNKGEGYGSGIDHVSRNMGSVSGLVRYFPIKDLRFEAGIRKDFVGKISSPVLFSFAGKWNALNWYEMGLSASRNFRAPSFNDLYWQPGGNMNLKPETSYQFEWRNQFKADAFQFSVAPFYLDIRDMIRWLPTASGYYSPVNTDHVRSYGVEAQMEYMKRFGKHLVKGNLGYTYTNSQDLEKKKQLMYVPFHKFTGNIDYQYEFIKVYVQGLFNGLTYTDSNEKRSEALEQYFVMNAGFGLTFHKNYTVGFKVNNVFNEVYYTMFSYPLPKRNYSVSLNINF; the protein is encoded by the coding sequence ATGGATATAAAAAGATCTTTAGTACTGCTATTTTCGTCTTATGGTTGCTTTCTTTTCGGGCAGGAGAAAGCAATTGATACTATTTATGTATTCGACAGCCAGATGAATAAGGTGAAGCTCTTTCACCCCGTAAAAACTCTTACCACGAAAGATGCCGAAAAAAACTCCAGCAACCTTTCCGAACTGCTGAGATTTCAGTCTGCTGTTTACATTAAGGAGAATGGCCGTGGGGCTGTATCTTCACCCTCTTTTAGGGGAACTACTGCCCAACAGACAGCTTTTGTATGGAATGGAATTAACATCAATTCTAATTTTTTAGGACAGGGGGATATCAATAATATTGCCTTATTCGGATATGACCAGATCGGAATAAAAGCGGGTGGAGGAAGTGTTACCTATGGTTCCGGTGCTATTGGCGGAAGTATCCATCTGAACAATAATCTTGATTTTAATAAAGGTTTTCAAGGTACCCTCTTTTCAGAAGCAGCCTCCTTTAATACCTATAATAACTTCCTGAAAGGATCTTATAGCAATGAAAAATTCAGTTTTAAGGCTTCGGGAAATTATTCTGTAAGCGAGAATGATTATAAGGTTGAAAAAGCAAAAAACTATATCAACAGAAACGGGCAGTATTACAATACCAATGTCAATATTGCAGCAGCTTACAAAGTAGCTCCGCATCACCAGGTTTCATGGATTTCGGAGTTTTTTAACGGACAGCAGCATTATCCGGTTCTTTTTGACAGTGAAACACAAACAAAATACAGAACTCAAAATACCAGAAGTCTGATCTCCTGGGATTGGAATACAACTCAATTCAATAACTCCTTTAAGGCAGCTTATACCGAAGAAAATTTTCAATATTTTGCCAAGGCAGATAAACCTTATACGAGTGGCGGAACGGGAAAGAATTATATTGTAAAGAATGATTTTAATTATTTCCTTAATTCTAAATGGAATTTTAATGTAATGGGAGAGTACCAGCTCAATAAAGGAGAAGGGTATGGTTCCGGAATAGATCATGTAAGTAGAAATATGGGATCTGTTTCAGGATTGGTAAGGTATTTTCCTATCAAGGATCTTCGTTTTGAAGCCGGAATACGAAAAGATTTCGTCGGGAAGATTAGCTCTCCGGTATTATTTTCTTTTGCAGGAAAATGGAATGCTCTGAACTGGTACGAGATGGGTCTTAGTGCTTCAAGAAACTTCAGGGCTCCATCATTCAATGATCTGTACTGGCAGCCGGGAGGAAATATGAACTTAAAACCTGAAACATCTTATCAGTTTGAATGGCGAAATCAGTTTAAAGCAGATGCTTTCCAATTTTCTGTAGCTCCTTTTTATTTGGATATCCGTGATATGATAAGATGGCTTCCTACAGCTTCAGGGTATTACAGTCCGGTTAATACAGATCATGTAAGATCATATGGAGTAGAGGCTCAAATGGAATATATGAAGAGGTTTGGTAAACATCTTGTAAAAGGAAACCTGGGATACACATATACCAATTCTCAGGATCTTGAGAAGAAAAAACAACTGATGTATGTGCCATTCCATAAGTTTACCGGAAATATTGACTATCAATATGAGTTTATTAAAGTCTATGTTCAGGGATTGTTTAACGGGCTTACCTATACGGATTCCAATGAAAAGAGAAGCGAGGCCCTGGAACAATATTTTGTAATGAACGCAGGATTTGGTTTAACATTCCATAAAAATTATACGGTAGGATTTAAGGTAAATAATGTCTTCAATGAAGTCTATTATACCATGTTTTCTTATCCGCTACCTAAAAGAAATTACAGCGTAAGTTTAAATATCAATTTTTAA
- a CDS encoding VOC family protein produces the protein MIKFKYVILYVEDVEQSMNFYKNTFDTEIKFITPEKDYGELLTGETSLSFASISLASSNLKRGFLSSKTEAKPFGIELGFVTDDVERLIEKAIKNGAELYEDIAVKPWGQKTAYIKDLDHYLVEICTEIQ, from the coding sequence ATGATTAAGTTTAAATATGTCATTTTGTATGTGGAAGATGTGGAACAGTCTATGAACTTCTATAAAAATACCTTTGATACCGAAATAAAATTCATTACTCCTGAAAAAGACTATGGAGAATTACTAACCGGAGAAACCAGTCTTTCCTTTGCCTCAATAAGTTTGGCCAGTTCAAATCTGAAACGGGGATTTTTATCTTCAAAAACAGAAGCGAAGCCTTTTGGAATAGAATTAGGCTTTGTAACAGATGATGTAGAAAGGCTGATTGAGAAAGCTATAAAAAACGGAGCTGAGTTGTATGAGGATATTGCTGTAAAGCCATGGGGGCAAAAGACTGCTTACATCAAGGATCTTGATCATTATTTAGTGGAAATCTGCACTGAAATTCAATAA
- a CDS encoding GNAT family N-acetyltransferase translates to MEIKKLQKLSSNPILNWGYNGYTTDIIYSVTSIEYSSSFEFNLREKKLSYSKIWETGDDELEELNTIIEKDNSFGAFADGELQGWVIGEHRTWNNSFYIENILINEQYRRQGVAVMLLKNAIKEARQLNCRVIELETQNTNYPAIQLYRRMGFNITGLNTRLYDQSEEIALFMTLDIE, encoded by the coding sequence GTGGAAATAAAAAAACTACAAAAGCTCTCTTCAAACCCAATCCTCAACTGGGGATATAACGGGTATACAACGGACATCATTTATTCTGTTACTTCTATTGAATATTCAAGTTCCTTTGAGTTTAACTTAAGAGAAAAAAAACTGTCTTATAGCAAGATCTGGGAAACTGGTGATGATGAACTGGAAGAACTCAATACCATCATTGAAAAAGACAATTCCTTTGGAGCCTTTGCAGACGGGGAGCTTCAGGGCTGGGTCATCGGTGAACACAGAACCTGGAACAATAGCTTCTACATAGAAAATATCCTTATCAATGAACAATACAGAAGACAGGGAGTCGCAGTAATGTTGCTTAAAAATGCAATCAAAGAAGCCCGACAATTAAACTGCAGAGTCATTGAACTTGAAACACAGAATACCAACTATCCTGCCATACAACTTTACAGAAGAATGGGATTTAATATTACAGGACTGAATACCAGATTATATGATCAATCTGAGGAAATTGCTCTTTTTATGACCTTGGATATTGAATAA
- a CDS encoding nuclear transport factor 2 family protein, translating to MNHQEFAKMWVDAWNSHDLEDILSHYSEDIEITTPMIVMATGGKESSLKGKQPVREYWQKALDKFPDLHFELIHSTAGVNSVALFYKSIMDKHAVEVMFFNEDGKISKMYAHYD from the coding sequence ATGAATCATCAAGAATTCGCTAAAATGTGGGTAGATGCCTGGAATTCTCATGATTTGGAAGATATCCTCTCCCATTATTCAGAAGATATTGAGATTACGACTCCAATGATTGTCATGGCTACCGGAGGAAAGGAAAGTTCTTTAAAAGGAAAGCAGCCTGTCCGCGAATATTGGCAAAAGGCATTGGATAAGTTTCCGGATCTTCACTTCGAACTGATTCATTCAACAGCAGGAGTAAACTCTGTAGCATTATTTTATAAGTCTATTATGGATAAACATGCTGTTGAAGTAATGTTTTTTAATGAAGATGGAAAAATTAGTAAAATGTACGCTCATTATGACTAA
- the pafA gene encoding alkaline phosphatase PafA, with translation MLRNISIAAATFLSVVTINAQKNRNSQLERPKLVVGLVVDQMRWDYLYRFYNKYGNDGFKRLLNTGYSLNNVHIPYVPTITALGHTCIYTGSVPAIHGIAGNDWTDKETGKGVYCTADESVMPVGTTNTKTGSHSPKNLWSTTVTDELRLATNFQGKVIGVSLKDRASILPAGHTPNGAFWFDDSTGNFITSTWYMNDLPQWVKSFNSQNLPEKLVANGWNTLLPINQYTESSPDNSSWEGLLGSAKTPTFPYNDLAKDYQTKKDNIRYTPFGNTLTLKLAEASVEGEKLGGDNITDFLAINLASTDYAGHKFGPNSIEVEDVYIRLDQDLAEFFKYLDSNVGKGQYTVFLSADHGGAHSVGFLKEHKIPTGFFGEGAEKNLNEKLKTKFGADKLINAIDNYQIYFDRKVLADSKLELDDVRNFTVKELEKDPTVLYAVSVDKVQESSIPEPIKQRIINGINRQRSGDIQLISHDSMLPPYSKTGTTHSVWNSYDSHIPLIFMGWGVQQGESNKAYHMTDIAPTVSSLLKIQFPSGNVGNPITEVMGK, from the coding sequence ATGCTTAGGAACATTTCAATTGCGGCAGCTACTTTTTTGTCCGTAGTTACAATCAATGCGCAGAAGAACAGAAATTCTCAGTTGGAAAGACCCAAATTAGTCGTAGGTCTGGTAGTAGACCAGATGCGTTGGGACTATTTATACCGTTTTTACAATAAATATGGGAATGACGGTTTCAAAAGACTGTTAAATACAGGATATTCCTTAAACAATGTACACATTCCTTATGTTCCTACCATTACGGCGTTGGGGCACACTTGTATCTATACAGGATCTGTACCTGCCATTCACGGTATTGCCGGAAATGACTGGACTGATAAGGAAACAGGTAAAGGAGTATATTGTACGGCTGATGAAAGCGTTATGCCGGTAGGAACTACCAATACAAAAACAGGAAGCCACTCACCGAAAAACCTTTGGTCTACAACGGTAACGGATGAATTGAGACTGGCAACCAATTTTCAGGGAAAAGTAATTGGTGTATCTTTAAAAGACAGAGCATCTATTCTTCCTGCAGGTCATACGCCGAACGGAGCTTTCTGGTTTGATGACAGTACCGGAAATTTTATTACAAGTACATGGTATATGAATGATCTGCCTCAGTGGGTAAAATCATTCAACTCTCAGAATTTACCGGAGAAATTGGTGGCAAATGGTTGGAATACTTTGCTTCCGATCAATCAATATACAGAAAGTTCACCAGACAATTCTTCTTGGGAGGGATTATTGGGAAGTGCAAAAACACCTACATTCCCTTATAATGATCTGGCTAAGGACTATCAAACAAAAAAAGACAACATCCGTTATACTCCTTTTGGAAACACGCTAACCTTAAAGTTGGCAGAAGCTTCTGTAGAGGGTGAAAAACTGGGTGGAGATAATATTACAGACTTTTTAGCCATCAATTTGGCTTCAACGGATTATGCTGGACATAAATTCGGACCGAATTCAATTGAAGTGGAAGACGTTTATATCAGACTGGATCAGGATTTAGCAGAATTCTTCAAGTATTTGGATTCCAATGTTGGAAAAGGACAGTATACTGTTTTCCTTTCTGCGGACCATGGTGGTGCCCATTCTGTAGGATTCCTTAAGGAGCATAAAATCCCTACTGGTTTCTTCGGAGAGGGAGCAGAAAAGAATCTTAATGAAAAGTTGAAAACGAAATTCGGAGCGGATAAGCTGATCAATGCCATTGATAATTATCAAATCTATTTTGACAGAAAAGTATTGGCAGACAGTAAGCTTGAACTGGATGATGTGAGAAACTTCACCGTTAAAGAACTGGAAAAAGATCCTACTGTTTTATATGCAGTTTCTGTAGATAAAGTTCAGGAATCAAGCATTCCGGAACCGATTAAGCAAAGAATTATTAACGGGATCAACAGACAGAGAAGTGGAGATATTCAATTGATTTCTCATGATTCCATGCTTCCGCCATATTCTAAAACAGGAACTACACACAGTGTATGGAATTCCTATGATTCACACATTCCATTGATCTTTATGGGATGGGGAGTTCAGCAGGGAGAAAGTAACAAGGCTTATCACATGACAGATATTGCGCCTACCGTTTCTTCATTACTGAAAATTCAGTTCCCAAGTGGAAACGTTGGAAACCCAATTACAGAAGTTATGGGTAAATAA
- a CDS encoding putative glycolipid-binding domain-containing protein, with the protein MKTLIWQGIAFQSMEYFTLKENGKGSIVASKIIGCYESKIYTLDYELIIDLNWNIQEFIIESEINTVKSKLTGRKLQDEWEINNAVNPDFKAFPFIDISLTPFTNTLPINNLKLAENESQEIKVIYIDVLNNLAKPVTQQYTRIAPYTYHYDNLQSDFKSDILVDDDGLVVNYPGLFDKIAEM; encoded by the coding sequence ATGAAAACATTGATCTGGCAAGGCATCGCCTTTCAATCCATGGAGTATTTTACCCTTAAGGAGAATGGCAAAGGCTCGATAGTAGCCTCAAAAATTATTGGGTGCTACGAAAGTAAAATATATACTCTAGACTATGAATTAATCATCGATCTTAATTGGAATATCCAGGAATTTATTATTGAATCTGAAATTAACACAGTTAAAAGCAAATTGACCGGTCGAAAACTACAGGATGAATGGGAGATCAATAATGCAGTTAACCCTGATTTTAAAGCTTTTCCTTTCATTGATATTTCCCTTACCCCTTTCACCAATACTCTACCAATCAACAATCTAAAACTGGCTGAAAATGAATCCCAGGAAATTAAGGTAATTTATATTGACGTCTTAAATAATCTTGCAAAACCAGTCACTCAGCAATATACAAGAATTGCTCCATACACTTATCATTACGATAATCTGCAATCTGACTTTAAATCGGATATTCTAGTTGATGATGATGGTTTGGTGGTTAATTATCCCGGACTATTTGATAAAATTGCTGAAATGTAA
- a CDS encoding Crp/Fnr family transcriptional regulator — protein MQNLLKYIHSLTSFSDESWVLLQTALSEKIYKKKELMLQEREVCRSLFYIDKGFCKSYYEIDGVIKNTGFFFENEISTNITSFGSGQPSEFNIVACEELHAIIFDKEKLFKLAEQSPEIETLGRHCIRQFASKQEEFSNLFKLYSTQERLEYLEKKHPEMMQRVSLTQLASFLGVARETLSRIRKRRI, from the coding sequence ATGCAAAACCTCCTGAAATACATCCACTCCCTTACTTCATTTTCTGATGAAAGTTGGGTATTGCTTCAAACGGCTCTTTCAGAAAAAATTTACAAAAAAAAAGAATTGATGTTACAGGAAAGAGAAGTATGCCGTTCTTTATTTTATATTGATAAAGGGTTCTGTAAAAGTTACTATGAAATAGATGGGGTGATAAAAAATACAGGATTTTTCTTTGAAAATGAAATTTCCACCAATATCACCAGTTTTGGCAGCGGACAACCTTCAGAATTCAATATTGTGGCCTGTGAGGAGCTACATGCCATTATTTTTGACAAGGAAAAACTATTTAAGCTGGCAGAGCAATCCCCGGAAATAGAAACATTAGGACGTCACTGCATACGTCAGTTTGCCTCTAAGCAGGAAGAATTCTCCAATTTATTCAAGCTCTACTCGACACAGGAAAGACTGGAATATCTGGAAAAAAAACACCCTGAAATGATGCAACGTGTATCTCTTACTCAACTGGCATCGTTTCTTGGAGTCGCAAGGGAAACATTAAGCAGAATCAGAAAGCGGAGAATATAG
- a CDS encoding CCA tRNA nucleotidyltransferase — MKINLNQNKNLKLFKIISEAAERNNQSVYIVGGYVRDLLMKRKASTDIDFVTEQSGIELAQNVAKDIDPKLKVSVFKTYGTAMIKYKDLDLEFVGARKESYTEDSRKPEVEGGTLEDDQKRRDFTINAMAISLNKDNFGELIDPFNGIEDLENEILRTPLEPAQTYSDDPLRMMRAVRFASTLGFTIEEKSLQAIKQEAQRINIVSMERIMVEFNKIMLSEKPSVGLSLMEQTGLLKLVIPELIELKGVEEVEGQTHKDNFYHTLEVVDNISSNTDNLWLRWAALLHDIGKAPTKKFVEGTGWTFHGHEFLGSKMVKTLFQRLKLPLGSDMKYVQKMVKLSSRPIALITDDASDSALRRLLFDAGENLEELFTLCKADITTKNSKKQEKFKKNFEYVAVKIKEVEEKDQVRNFQPPITGEEIMQMFDLKPGREIGILKEKVKEAILEGEIPNEKEEATRFVIAEAEKLGLKI, encoded by the coding sequence ATGAAAATTAATCTTAATCAAAATAAGAATTTAAAACTTTTTAAAATAATTTCTGAAGCCGCAGAAAGAAATAACCAGTCGGTATACATTGTCGGTGGATATGTACGGGATCTTCTGATGAAGAGAAAGGCTTCTACGGATATAGACTTTGTGACGGAACAAAGCGGTATTGAGCTGGCTCAAAATGTAGCCAAGGACATTGATCCTAAATTAAAGGTTTCCGTATTCAAAACCTATGGAACGGCCATGATCAAATACAAGGACCTTGATCTTGAATTTGTGGGGGCCAGAAAGGAAAGCTATACAGAAGACAGCAGAAAACCTGAAGTGGAAGGCGGAACTCTGGAAGACGACCAAAAAAGAAGGGATTTTACCATCAATGCAATGGCAATATCCTTAAATAAAGATAATTTCGGGGAACTTATTGATCCATTCAACGGGATTGAAGATCTGGAAAATGAAATCCTAAGAACTCCACTAGAACCTGCTCAAACCTATTCTGATGATCCCTTGAGAATGATGCGCGCAGTACGTTTTGCATCAACTTTAGGTTTTACAATTGAAGAAAAATCTTTACAAGCCATTAAGCAGGAAGCACAAAGAATCAATATTGTCTCCATGGAAAGAATCATGGTGGAATTTAATAAGATCATGCTTTCTGAAAAACCATCTGTAGGATTAAGCTTAATGGAACAAACCGGACTATTAAAACTGGTAATCCCGGAATTGATTGAGCTTAAAGGTGTAGAAGAAGTAGAAGGACAAACCCATAAAGATAATTTTTACCATACTCTTGAGGTAGTGGATAATATTTCCTCAAATACTGATAATCTTTGGCTGCGTTGGGCTGCATTACTTCACGATATAGGAAAAGCTCCTACGAAAAAGTTTGTTGAAGGAACAGGCTGGACTTTCCACGGACATGAATTTTTAGGCTCAAAAATGGTAAAAACTCTTTTTCAGAGATTAAAGCTGCCATTGGGAAGTGATATGAAATATGTTCAGAAAATGGTAAAGCTTTCTTCCAGGCCTATTGCCCTGATTACTGATGATGCTTCAGATTCTGCATTAAGAAGACTTTTATTTGATGCCGGAGAAAACCTTGAGGAACTGTTTACGCTTTGCAAGGCAGATATCACGACTAAAAACTCCAAAAAACAGGAAAAATTCAAGAAAAACTTTGAATATGTAGCCGTTAAGATCAAGGAAGTAGAAGAAAAAGATCAGGTAAGAAATTTCCAGCCTCCGATTACCGGAGAGGAAATTATGCAAATGTTTGATCTTAAGCCGGGACGTGAAATTGGTATTTTAAAGGAAAAAGTAAAAGAAGCCATTCTTGAGGGTGAAATTCCTAATGAGAAAGAAGAGGCTACCAGGTTTGTTATTGCTGAGGCAGAAAAACTGGGATTAAAAATATAA